A stretch of DNA from Leptolyngbya sp. SIO1E4:
ATTTGAAAAAGACATTTTTCGCACTGTGAGCAGGCGTTTGCGCGGCCTGGAGTCCTTTATTCAAAATCGAGAAAAGATGGCTGCGTTAGGCACCCTCGCTGCTGGTTTGGCCCATGAACTCAACAACCCTGCGGCGGCTCTGGTGCGTGTCCTCAAGGACTTCAAACCCGCCATCATAGAACTTCAGCGCATGAACCTGGTGTACGGCCAGCAGCAGGTGGACGAGGCCCATACCGAAGAATGGGTGGCACTGCGAGATCGTGGGTTTGAGGCGATCGCAAACCCCCAAAATGACCCGCTGGCCCAGGGCGATCGCGAAGATGCCCTCACCGACTGGCTAGAGGACTACGGCGTGAAAGATGCCTGGAAGCTAGCCGAACCGCTGGCTGCTGGTGAGGTAGAGCCCGCCACCCTAGATGCCTTGATGGAGCGCTGGCGCGACAACCCCACCGAACTGCGAGACATGGGGCTGCGCTGGTTGGCACTGTCCTTGGATGTGATGGGCATGATCCGCAATGGATTGGATGGGGCTGAACGCATCTCGACCCTGGTGCAATCGATGAAGTCCTATGCCTATATGGATCGGGCAGCCCAACAGCAGATCAACATTCACGATGGCATTGAAGATACGCTGCGCCTGTTTGCCTTTAAGCTAAAGCACGGCATTCAAATCAAGCGGTTCTATGAGCCAGACCTCCCCACTATCATGGCGTTTGGCAGTGAGCTCAACCAGGTGTGGACGAATTTGATCGACAATGCGATCGATGCCCTCACCGAAAGCCCCCCGGCTAACGCCTCGCCCCAAATCATCATTCGGGCTTGCCAAAAGGGCGATCGCCTCCGCGTTGAAATCGAAGACAACGGGCCTGGCATTCCCCCCGATGTGCAAAATCGCATTCTAGAACCCTTTTTTACCACCAAGCCCATGGGCAAAGGCTCTGGCCTTGGGCTCGATGTAGTGCGGCGGATTGTAGAAAATCGCCATAGCGGCAGCCTTATGGTGGAATCAGTACCAGGGCGCACCTGCTTTGCAGTGTTACTCCCCCTTTAAGGAACTGCAATTTAGATATAGCGGTATGCAGGCTAATCAAGTACACCCTAGACCCCAAACCCTAGACCCCAAACCCTAGACCCTACCTCGGCCAAGATGTACCGGACTCAACTGAACAGAGCCATAAAGCACACCCCTGCCCCTTACGGCTCTACCATCGTCAATTCAGGTAAATTCCACAGGGCAAACGGTCGCACAACGCCTGAATATCTCACCCCTTCGATTTTGTTGCGCACGGCTCCGAGATTGAGTGGATTCACCAGATAAAGGAAGGGTAAATACTCTTGGGTGAGGCGCTGGCTTTCGACATAGAGTTCATATCGTTTTTCCGGGTCAATCTCTTGTGCAGCCTGGATATAGATGTTCGCAATTTCCTTTTCCCAATCAGCTGCTTCCCACCCTTCCAGGGGTTCTTGACCTGGCAAGGCGTTCTGGTTAAACGCATGAAGAGAACCATCCAGTAGCCAGACAACAGCGCCGCCGTTGGGCTCTAGGCTAGCCGTGAGACCAAGGATATGGGCTTCCCACTCCAAACTATCGCCCAGTCTAGTCACCAGCGCATTAAAGCTAATGGGCTGAAAGTCAACCTGCATCCCAATTCTGGCCAGGTCTTGTTTAATTTGAGCGCCGATCGCCTCCCGAATTTTATTGCCGGAATTTGTAATCAGCGTAAAACGCACGCGATTGCCCTCAGCATCTAGCAACTGCCCGGCTGCGTTGTACTGAAACCCATCTTGTTCTAGCAGCTCTCTGGCCCTATCGGGATCATAGTCATAGGTAGGAATGTCCTCCTCAGGCCGCGCATAGAAAGGGCTCTGCACCGGTATCGGAGACACTTGAGGCTCCCCTAATCCCTGGAAAATGTTGTTGATCATCGTGGGGCGATCGATAGCGTAAGAGACCGCTTGGCGAAACGCCACCGAGTTAAACCACCGGGATTTGATCGGGTCAACCAAGGGTCGACCGTTCCGGCTGGCTTTGTTGAGGTTGAAGCTCAGGAACGAGGTTCCAAGGGCGGGACCGCCCTCATGAATGGTAAAGTCTCCTCGATCTTCTTCCCGTTTCATTAAGGCAAATTCGTCTGGCCCCACGCCAATGACGTCCAGCCCCCCAGAGCGAAACTGCAAGAACTGGTTATCGCTAGATTCAATCACCTGCCAGATCAGTTCTTGGATGTAAGGCTGCCGGTTGCCCTCGTCATCTTTTTGCCAGTAATAAGGATTTTTCTCAAAGACAATGCGCTGACTCGGTAGGTATTGCTTAAGCCGATAGGGGCCATTGCACACAATATCAGCGGGAGGCGTGCCGGTCGTCCAAACAGACAGAAACTGCGGATCCCCATTGCTGTCTAGGGTGGTTACCGTGTCTTGAAGAATATGAGCGGGCAGGATTGCGAGCGCGG
This window harbors:
- a CDS encoding cyclic nucleotide-binding domain-containing protein, which codes for MLCSESLLQMKPFQALPPEQLDWICDRAEHVQLSPGQVLVREGERPLGFFIQLSGQITVSRRGNGVDMPIGRHESPSFFGEVQVLTEDLVPVTLTADTKTDLYRLNCVDFLEVLHGCREFEKDIFRTVSRRLRGLESFIQNREKMAALGTLAAGLAHELNNPAAALVRVLKDFKPAIIELQRMNLVYGQQQVDEAHTEEWVALRDRGFEAIANPQNDPLAQGDREDALTDWLEDYGVKDAWKLAEPLAAGEVEPATLDALMERWRDNPTELRDMGLRWLALSLDVMGMIRNGLDGAERISTLVQSMKSYAYMDRAAQQQINIHDGIEDTLRLFAFKLKHGIQIKRFYEPDLPTIMAFGSELNQVWTNLIDNAIDALTESPPANASPQIIIRACQKGDRLRVEIEDNGPGIPPDVQNRILEPFFTTKPMGKGSGLGLDVVRRIVENRHSGSLMVESVPGRTCFAVLLPL
- a CDS encoding ABC transporter substrate-binding protein; this encodes MHRWRCHFEAAIAAARRLSKRGLLLLMVAVSAIALTACNPSQFTTAEATTSRIVFSSLSDPKTFNPTLNQEYPNIFLYTFEGLTTLDGETGDVIPGLAESWTVSEDGKTFVFTLREGLQWSDGEPLTIDDVIFTYRDVTLNEVIPAPSRDVLRIGQDGLLPEVIKLDDRRVQFNLPEPFAPFVRSTALAILPAHILQDTVTTLDSNGDPQFLSVWTTGTPPADIVCNGPYRLKQYLPSQRIVFEKNPYYWQKDDEGNRQPYIQELIWQVIESSDNQFLQFRSGGLDVIGVGPDEFALMKREEDRGDFTIHEGGPALGTSFLSFNLNKASRNGRPLVDPIKSRWFNSVAFRQAVSYAIDRPTMINNIFQGLGEPQVSPIPVQSPFYARPEEDIPTYDYDPDRARELLEQDGFQYNAAGQLLDAEGNRVRFTLITNSGNKIREAIGAQIKQDLARIGMQVDFQPISFNALVTRLGDSLEWEAHILGLTASLEPNGGAVVWLLDGSLHAFNQNALPGQEPLEGWEAADWEKEIANIYIQAAQEIDPEKRYELYVESQRLTQEYLPFLYLVNPLNLGAVRNKIEGVRYSGVVRPFALWNLPELTMVEP